Proteins encoded in a region of the Raphanus sativus cultivar WK10039 chromosome 8, ASM80110v3, whole genome shotgun sequence genome:
- the LOC130499053 gene encoding probable WRKY transcription factor 10: MSDYNKNDNGINPISETSSQTNLRTDPQSERRSSGIVERVSARIGRGIPPLDMECLRPFSNSFRTSNFVHSPIRVASPGFNTLSPSLQSPNMFTNSSSQIIHPIPIPNDATQEMVECSGGAHATMMISNNNPPHQPMDVDLPPQKGADDIPTEQSVDITSLESNADPIDAPLLLSFDSTVVAEMDAMNLISLKSGSEDDDKDK, translated from the exons ATGAGTGATTATAATAAAAACGACAATGGTATAAACCCGATCAGCGAGACCTCGTCTCAAACCAACTTAAGAACTGATCCTCAGTCTGAACGACGATCTAGTGGTATCGTTGAAAGAGTGTCTGCAAGGATAGGAAGAGGTATTCCACCGCTCGATATGGAATGCCTGAGGCCATTTTCTAATTCTTTCAGGACCTCGAATTTTGTTCATTCTCCTATTAGAGTAGCATCTCCAGGATTCAATACTCTCTCTCCATCGTTGCAATCTCCAAATATGTTCACTAACTCTTCTTCACAG ATTATCCATCCGATTCCAATCCCGAATGATGCGACTCAGGAGATGGTGGAATGTTCAGGTGGCGCCCATGCAACAATGATGATATCCAACAACAATCCTCCTCATCAGCCGATGGACGTTGATCTGCCTCCCCAAAAAG GAGCTGATGATATTCCAACGGAGCAGTCAGTTGATATCACATCTCTTGAATCTAATGCTGATCCCATTGATGCTCCTTTACTCCTTTCTTTTGATTCTACAGTTGTTGCTGAAATGGATGCTATGAACCTCATCTCCCTTAAAAGTGGTAGCGAAGATGATGACAAGGACAAATAA
- the LOC130499054 gene encoding probable WRKY transcription factor 10, giving the protein MSDYNQNDNGINPISETSSQTNLRTDPQSERRSGDTGERVSARMGRDIPPLDMECLRPFSNSFRTPNLVHSPIRVASPGFNTLSPALQSPNMFTNSSSQIIHSIPFPNDATQEMVESSGGAHATMLISNNNPPHQPTDVDLPPQKGANDIPTEQSVDITSLESNADPIGAPLLLSFDSTVVAEMYAMNLISLKSGSDDDDKDK; this is encoded by the exons ATGAGTGATTATAATCAAAACGACAATGGTATAAACCCGATCAGCGAGACCTCGTCTCAAACCAACTTAAGAACTGATCCTCAGTCTGAACGACGATCTGGTGATACCGGTGAAAGAGTGTCTGCAAGGATGGGAAGAGATATTCCACCGCTCGATATGGAATGCCTCAGGCCATTTTCTAATTCTTTCAGGACCCCGAATCTTGTTCATTCTCCTATTAGAGTAGCATCTCCAGGATTCAATACTCTCTCTCCAGCGTTGCAATCTCCAAATATGTTCACTAACTCTTCTTCACAG ATTATCCATTCGATTCCATTCCCGAATGATGCGACTCAGGAGATGGTGGAAAGTTCAGGTGGCGCCCATGCAACAATGTTGATATCCAACAACAATCCTCCTCATCAGCCGACGGACGTTGATCTGCCTCCCCAAAAAG GCGCTAATGATATTCCAACGGAACAGTCAGTTGATATCACATCTCTTGAATCTAATGCTGATCCCATTGGTGCTCCTTTACTCCTTTCTTTTGATTCTACAGTTGTTGCTGAAATGTATGCTATGAACCTCATCTCCCTTAAAAGTGGTAGCGATGATGATGACAAGGACAAATAA
- the LOC108832487 gene encoding probable WRKY transcription factor 10: protein MSDYNQNDNGINPIRETSSQTNLRTDPQSERGSGGIVERVSARIGRDIPPLYMECLRPFSNSFRTPNLVHSPIRVSSPGFNTLSPSLQSPNMFTNSSSQIIHPIPISNDATQEMVESSGGAHATMMISNNNPPHQPMDVDLPPQKGADDIPTEQSVDITYLESNADPIGAPLLLSFDSTVVAEMDAMNLISLKSGSKDDDMDK from the exons ATGAGTGATTATAATCAAAACGACAACGGTATAAACCCGATCAGGGAGACCTCGTCTCAAACCAACTTAAGAACTGATCCTCAGTCTGAACGAGGATCTGGTGGTATCGTTGAAAGAGTGTCTGCAAGGATAGGAAGAGATATTCCACCGCTCTATATGGAATGCCTCAGGCCATTTTCTAATTCTTTCAGGACCCCTAATCTTGTTCATTCTCCTATTAGAGTATCATCTCCAGGATTCAATACTCTCTCTCCATCGTTGCAATCTCCAAATATGTTCACTAACTCTTCTTCACAG ATTATCCATCCGATTCCAATTTCGAATGATGCGACTCAGGAGATGGTGGAAAGTTCAGGTGGCGCCCATGCAACAATGATGATATCCAACAACAATCCTCCTCATCAGCCGATGGACGTTGATCTGCCTCCCCAAAAAG GCGCTGATGATATTCCAACGGAACAGTCAGTTGATATCACATATCTTGAATCTAATGCTGATCCCATTGGTGCTCCTTTACTCCTTTCTTTTGATTCTACAGTTGTTGCTGAAATGGATGCTATGAACCTCATCTCCCTTAAAAGTGGTAGCAAAGATGATGACATGGACAAATAA